In the genome of Nitrospirota bacterium, one region contains:
- a CDS encoding LL-diaminopimelate aminotransferase, whose product MITVQLADRLKSLPPYLFASIDRMKQEALAKGVDLIDLSIGDPDIPTPAHIVEAMQKAVEKPAHHRYPSYEGMLPYREAVAAWYKARFGVTLDPRTEVLSLIGSKEGIGHIPLAFVNPGDVVLVPSPGYPVYPVGTLFAGGEPYLMPLREERGFLPDFTAIPEEILKRAKLMFLNYPNNPTAAVASAAFFKEAIALAAKYDIIICHDAAYSEMYYDGQKPMSFLEVDGAKEVGIEFHSLSKTYNMTGWRVGFAVGNRDVIAGLGKVKSNLDSGIFQAVQEAGIAALWTDERTLDENRAAYQKRRDVLYEGLRGLGMEAARPAATFYFWAKVPSGFDSTAFVTHLLNKAGVLGTPGVGFGAPGEGYIRFALTQGVERIREAVERIKGAL is encoded by the coding sequence ATGATTACCGTCCAGCTTGCTGATCGTCTCAAGAGTCTGCCGCCCTACCTGTTTGCATCGATCGACAGGATGAAACAGGAGGCGCTCGCAAAGGGAGTCGATCTGATCGACCTCAGCATCGGCGACCCCGATATCCCTACCCCCGCGCATATCGTAGAGGCCATGCAGAAGGCTGTCGAGAAGCCGGCGCACCACCGCTATCCCTCTTATGAGGGAATGCTCCCGTACCGCGAGGCGGTGGCAGCGTGGTACAAGGCGCGCTTCGGCGTCACCCTCGATCCCAGGACAGAGGTGCTCTCCCTTATCGGCTCGAAAGAGGGGATCGGGCATATCCCGCTCGCCTTCGTGAATCCCGGCGATGTGGTGCTGGTCCCTTCTCCGGGGTATCCGGTATACCCTGTGGGGACGTTATTTGCAGGGGGCGAGCCGTACCTCATGCCGCTCAGGGAGGAGAGGGGCTTCCTTCCCGACTTTACGGCCATCCCTGAAGAGATCCTGAAGCGGGCCAAACTGATGTTCCTCAACTATCCGAACAACCCGACGGCTGCGGTTGCGTCAGCGGCGTTCTTCAAGGAGGCGATCGCCCTCGCCGCAAAGTACGACATCATCATCTGCCACGATGCCGCCTACTCGGAAATGTATTATGATGGGCAGAAGCCGATGAGCTTTCTCGAAGTCGATGGTGCAAAAGAGGTGGGCATAGAGTTCCATTCGCTCTCGAAGACCTATAACATGACCGGCTGGAGGGTCGGCTTCGCTGTCGGCAACCGCGACGTGATCGCCGGGCTCGGCAAGGTCAAGAGCAATCTCGATTCCGGCATCTTCCAGGCTGTCCAGGAGGCAGGGATCGCAGCCCTCTGGACCGATGAGCGGACCCTCGATGAGAACAGGGCTGCTTACCAGAAGCGGCGCGATGTGTTGTACGAGGGGCTGCGGGGCTTGGGAATGGAGGCCGCGAGGCCGGCGGCGACGTTCTACTTCTGGGCAAAGGTGCCTTCGGGCTTTGACTCGACCGCGTTTGTCACGCATCTGCTGAACAAGGCCGGCGTTCTCGGCACCCCGGGAGTGGGATTCGGCGCACCGGGAGAAGGGTACATACGGTTTGCCCTCACCCAGGGCGTCGAGCGGATCCGGGAAGCGGTGGAAAGGATAAAAGGCGCGTTATAG